DNA from Toxoplasma gondii ME49 chromosome X, whole genome shotgun sequence:
agacggaaagtTGTAATCGACGAAAGGTTCAACGCGTTTTGCAGAGAGGGCGTTTGCGCTCGCAACACACTCGTGGAGGAAGTTTCTGCGTGTGTAGGTCATTTTTGCTTCGCATGTGCGTAATTTGtgttttgtctttctctgcacacaCCGCACATGCGGGAGGAAACATCTTTTCGCGAGTGTGGCCTTCCTGCGGGggcaacgaagaaaaacgggcGTATGCGCACAGCACACGTTTTCGCCGTTTATGTTCTAGCCAATCTCTCGCCTCGTTCCTCCTTAATTATCGCCGTTCGTTCAGGTTCACTTCGCATTTCGCAGTGACTTCTCTTTGTCAGTTGTGTGGGCGCGTACGTgtcaggaagagaaacagcagtCCGTTTGCGGGAACAGAGAAATATGACTTGTCCGGGAAACACTTAGTAGACCCTTGCATGGTGAACGCGGGTGTGTCTGGGGATATTCTCTGTGAAAACGtgcgaaaagcagagactcTGAGATGCATTTCTCACTGGGAGACATACGACCCAGCGACAGGCGCCCGTCCTGCGCTTGGCGTACGGACTAACCGAGCTGTCGGAGCGTATTTGTACGgtagaaaaagagaacatcATACAAtgggagagcagagaacagTCATGTCGACGCGAGTAATAGGCTAAAGTGAGACAAACATAATCAAACGAAAGAGACTCGTGGGATTACCAGCATCCTGCCATGATAACGGTGCCGCTTCGTTTCAAATGGAAAAACAGTGACTTCTGCACGCTCAACAATTTCGTTGCACGCAGTGCAACACGACGAGAACTCGCACCTTGACTCCCACGAAACCCTGGCGCACAGAGAAACGTGGCTGGTTAGAAGTGTCGGAGGCTTCCACTTGCCATATTGATATCACAGATCGATGCATAACAGCGGCAGTGCTAGAGCAGGGTGTTTCCCAGATGGAATGTACCAGTGATCTGCAAATATCTGCTGAAGAATGAACAGAAACTTCTCTGTTCCCTAGAAACTGACTGACATGGCGAAGCGCGTACGCAACGTACAAAATCTGTCAGGGTGGAGGCAACGGGGTAACTGCGCGTTTCCAGGTGCATGTGTTTTTGACACGCTTTTGACTGTCGTATACCTCGCGGTCAAGCAAACGCATATCTTCATTTGTTGAAAGTTGGTATTTTTACTTCGCAAAGAAGCCAGGAAAAGGACTCTCATTCCCGATATTGGAGGCTGGTGATGTAAACCGAAAGTGAGCGTAACAAAGCTGCAGAATACGATGCCCGACGTTCTCACAGGTTCGTCTGTACCGCAGTCATTTCTACATGACTACTCCCACTGGCGTTTTCTCATCCTCGCCGGCGGTAACAGAAAGTGACGGGAAGTGACTATAGATGGGAAAGTGTGCAGTAGCATTTTGACAATCCGTTAGAGTGCCCCTTGAAGATCCACTTCTTAACGCGGCCGTATACACTATTTTAGCCCCTTTAGGAAGTTCAGCAACGATATAAGCCATTGAAGCTACGAATTAATGGTTAGGGGCTCGTGATAGTCTTCCATTCACTACCTGAATCCGTTTACGCTAACTGTATCCATGCGCGAAATCTATCTCTGCAGGGTTGGTGGAACGGTTCAACAACCAGTAGAAAATGTGTAAGAATCTTGTAATACAACGTACATGACAACGTAAAATGTCGTGTACAAGATCGTGGGGGGGGATGCACAGAAACTGTTTCCCGATGGAACCCTTCCAGTAACTTGTATGGAGTGTCCAGTTGAAGTTGCGTGGCTTTCGCTAGACACGAAAAAAGCGGCGACATCAGGTGTGGATAACACCGAATGCACCGTGGTGGAAGTCGCAGACAGCCATGCTATGTCACCTTTAGCTTGAGTTAACGGAACGAGCGACTTGGTTGGGCAAGTGTGACGAAAGGGTTAAGTCAACTTAGGGGCTTTCCACTAGGAACATAACGGCGTGCGAGTGTTTGAGTCAGTACCCTTGTGCAAGATTGGAACGGTTGCTCTGACGTCTACTTCGAAAGGGAGCTGCCTCGGAAAGAACTAAATCGCAACACGGCCTAACCTGACGTTTAAATTCGTTATAACGTTAATGTGTGTTCTCAGTATTTTAGATTTCCGTAATATGTAGAAACAGAACCGAAAAGCGATTTAATATGGATCACACGGCAAACCACGAAATTAGTTTAAGTTTTGCTGAGGGATTGGCTGGAGGACCGTAGCGACTGCAAACGTCTGTGACACCTTCCAGCATCACAGACGAATGCTCAGCGAACATCGTGAACCAGTGATTTCGTCGTTTCGACTCTGTTCTCTCGACCGCGCTGAAAGCAATCAAGGTGAATGTGGCGACACCCTCTCGGTACCTTGGCGCCTCTTACACGGAGCGTTTACGGATTATAAGAAAAAGCCCTCTTGGAGCGGTCTGTCCATTGAGGATCCTTTCTTACAGAAACGTCGAACGACATGCACAAAACgcgcaggagaggaaagtgCTAAGACAGTCCGTGTCTCGTGTCCTTTTGACAGTCTCCCCAGTCACCACACTCAGTCGGATGCAGGAAAATGGGTCAGTCGTTGTATCGCTTCAATTTTTTACCGATTCTCGCAACCTTGCCCCCCTGTGAAAGTCTAAGAGTGTAGAAGACGGTCAGCAGGGGCACTACTTTCGGACTTTGGTCAGCAGCCGGAGTTTCCGTTCGGCGGGGCGTTCCCGAACCTCCATCTGATACAGTTCGTCTCccctgttttcctttctgtcgttttcttcgccgaTTTACGCGGCGGTTTTCTGAAAGAGTAGTGAACAGGGGCCATCTGTGCAATTGCTTGCACACTTTACCACGAGTCCTCGCATAGCTGAGTGTTACCGTTCACCTTGGGAAGAATACGCCCGGAAAAGTAATAGTTGCTCTGGAACAGCAAGCCGATGGGGACCACGACCTGTCAGCAAAAGAGGCACAGAATCAACAAGGACCGTACGTGTCTCGATAACGAGCATGCAGCGTCTACGGTTTGTTCTCCGTCTACCATATGAATTCCGTAATTGCACACAACGGAACTGCAGTGCTCACACACGATTCAGAAATAGTCTTAGTGGTAGCTATCTTGATTTCCATGAACAGGATCCACGATTCATTTGCTGACACACACGTACAGGCCACAAAAAAGACACCCGTCGAAAGCAGGGAAAAGCGCCGCAAGCTGACGTTCGTTAGCGACAAAGAAAACTTAAATGCGCACTGGATGCCGAGGTTTGACCGGTCGCGTTTCCAGTCCAGTTGCCTCCATCGGGATTCCGCACGCGGATGCACTGCACCTCAGCTTGTGTATAAATGTTCATTTCCAAATATACGCTGGATACCACGATACTTAATGCACTTTCCATATTGGTCAAGAAAAGCATCGTAGAAGTTGGAGTCGGAAGACAGAGACTTCGGAAGTTCACAGGCTTCAGGTTCACACGATCCGCAAGcttgtgaagaagaagacgcctcTGCATTCAACAGAAGGAAACGTTGTTTGCTACGCGCAGCTACCTCCTACACTGCATGCTTACTCTACCTTCTTTTGGAAATAATTCGACAACAGTCACAAGCGTTGTTTCTGCTCCATGGCGCACCTCCCTTCCGCCTCTAGCACATAAGAACGGGAGAGCCCTCAAACACGAGCAACAAACAATTCAACTTTACGAGAATGACCTACTGCTGTCTACAAGACAACTGGATAGAACGGATCCCACAGTTTCCACGTTTCTTTGGAAGAAACAACATATCTCAGGGCCCCCTTTCTGCGTCACCCTTGCGCCGTCTTGTGTCCGCCGATAGGCGGGAAAAACGCAGGctaggagagaaacaaatgcACCTGCCAGGAGACTCGGCCGTGGTATTCTTCACGGAAAAGaatttctgctttctccgtAAGCCTCTTCGACAGCAACTGGTGAAACTCTTGTCGACTCACCATCGAGAAAGCCCAGAAGGACCAGATGTAGAAAGGCCAAGGGGACTGAATGCAGGTTGCAAGTTGGCTGTTTGTGTAGTAGTCTTCCAGAGAGCCTCCCAGGCGTTTCTGGGACAGCTTCAGGAAGTCAGCGTTGGACCGCTCCCCTGCACTCCGGAAAGCGTTCGAGAGTGCAGTTCCGTTTCTTTCCGCAATTTGACCGGCGAAAAAGCGTTTGCTGGCTCCAGGAATAAGTTCAGAAATGCTGGAACGAGGGCCGACAGAGGTGACGAAAGTTCGGAAAGCAGGGGCGGATCCAGGGACAAAGCCTTGACCCGCTTGCGAAAAGGGGAGGCTCTTCATCCCGTTGCacgggagaagacggggaacgACGCGAGGCGGGAACGGCGACATTTCTGTAAAGCCAGAAGAGTGCAAAAGGGTAGCAATGCTTCTCCTTGAGTTACGACGGTCCGCACCGACGCGCAGGAGTGGTGTCTAGGGCGCCTTTCGAGATTCGGTGGCCAGAACGTGGAAATCGACGTTCTTGGATCGGAACGGAATTTTCAGATTTTCGCGAATGTTTTTCTCCAGAGTTCCGCCGAAGAGCGGTGCCTTTCCCCCGTGACTGCAACGGGGTTTTGCATTGCATGCGATCGCCGTGACATGTATGCGCCAAGAAGCTGTGCACCTGGGCAGAAGCCGGGCCAGCTCGACGACTGCGCGACCCGCGAGCGTAAGGGCCTGCTCACTCTCTCGGAACcgaacacagaagaaacgcgaagagggACTCAGTTCCGCttactttcttctctctccgctgaAACAGGGGGGTTTTCTTCAGAGCTAACTGGTGATTCGTGCTGGGTCGTCCCTCTCTTTAGGTGGGGGGGCTTTCTGTGCGCTCTGGAGGTTCACTGACAGGTGTCCATTACCATCCTCTACACAGAATTACCTTTGCCACAAACATCAGAGACGGAGCTAAAGAGACCGAGTGCGGTACGAACTGTTGTTGGTGTGGTTGCCCTCTGCCCTGTGCGGTTCAtgcttctctttgcttttGCTCCCGTGACGACGGATTGCAGTGACCAGCTCACTGCGCTCCGCTCTCCTTTTGTCTGGGTCGTCCGGACTATTCAAAACCTCCATACCAAGTATGTGTGGAAGTCTGAGCGCAGAGCTTGTGTGGAATCGCATTCTTGCGGTGAAAAACGGTGTATTTCAAGTGCCGAGCGACTCTGCAGACTGGCAGAACTTTGCCATTGCCGAGCGCGAGGGGCTCCGAACCTTCGCTTATTTTGCGAGAGAGCAGCGTTCTCAGATTCAGATGCACGGGGGGAGAGGGGGTGGCTGAATGTGCTTGCGTTGTCTGGTGGTTTTTGGTCCTTGAGTGCCGGTGAGCCTTGAGCGCGCTGATAAGGAGGGATAGGGCAAGTGTCTGTGCGATCTGTCGCCTTCAACAGAGTTTTTTCCCACGCCAGAATCGctccgcgtttcctttttcgcggCTCGCGCAgctcgcttctttttcgctcaggaaacgcagaggccAAACCCCGTCTAAAATAGGCAGGGTTGAGAACGCGCAAGAAAATGTGCTGGCTGTCGAAATGTGCGCAGCGCTTCCTGAGAGGATCAAATGGCCCGGCTTCTGCACCTTTTCCTTTGCTATTGAACCAACAAGTTTCTCTTGTCTAGACTTTTCAAGGAATCTTGAGGACCCTGCTCGGCCTGCGGTTCAAAGGAATGCCACCGCCACGCGGACCGTCGCTTGCTGTCCGTCCACGCGGCTCACCGAACAGAGCGCGATTTTCGCGTGGTCCTTTTGCAAGACAGCGTAATTGTTTGGGACGGAAATCCCCCAAAATCCGCCTCTTCACTCAAAGTTCGCAAGCGCTGTCACGCCATTTGATGTCTTTGTTCTTACCACGTCCCGATCTTGCTGTTGCGAAGTCACGGGGAACTGAGAGCGACGTCCTTGTTCAAGGCTTTCGTTTGTGCCTCTCTTCACGAGACAAAACCCTTGACTGTCCTTCCCCGTCTAGTGTCCTCTCACGTTTCCCGTCGCTCTTCCCACCTGCCAAACCCTCATTTGTTCACGCTGCCCCTACTACTATATGCCGCGTCGCGGAgatctgtcttcttccccctccaATCGTCTGCGACATAGTGGTCCGTGTCGCCGATTCCTCGCATCGAGCATTTCCACACAAAAACAGTTCAGAATCGGTTTCGCCTACCTGGCTGAGATGGagagtttccttttttctcgtcggAACCGGCGTCGCTTCAAAACCCTAAGGCTGGACCAAACCGCCTTCCTTTTCGCCGCTTGACGTGTAAACGTATTTCTGAGTTAAGACAACATGTCTGAACGTGGCCTTCTTCGATGAGAGATGTCGCCGCTTTCTCTTGCTGAAGAAATCAAAGATACTTTCTCCAGGTCTTGCGAGGTGGCCACCTCGGCGCCGTTGTTTTCAATCAAAATTCTTTGACCGTCACAGGGCGGTCCTCCACCGGCTCAGACCAAAGAaaggtctttgtttcctcaTCGCTTCTCGATTGATCCCACTGTGACAAATTGCGTACCCCGCATCTTTATTCTTCCTGTCCCTTAACCCCCGTCGCTGCCGTCTTGTCCGTGAGAGAGTTCTTATTCCCTCCCTGTGCAGTCTTTTGAAAATGCCTGCCTGAGCCTTCCCGACGACTGCAGGTTTTACGCAGTTCGGTTTCTTGCCCGCTAGTTTCCAGTCTTGTTTTCACGATGGCGGACGTCTCAGAGACTGCCTCGagtccgccttctccccacGGCCTCTCtatgcgagaagaagcaggggcGAAAGAGTCTGCCTGCTTCTCACCGACTACGCTTTCTGGTCTTTCACCCTTGcatcgcgtctcttctcccaaCTTCCCCACGGGAGGGCCCCCCGAGGCGAGTTTCTCGGAGCGTCCCCGCGTTCAGATGCGCCCTGCCGCGATCCCGCAGCTTCGGCTCGGGCTCCAGTTCCCAAAGCCTTCAGAGACCCCTCAGGAGCCGTCGCCTGTATCTTCACGAACAGGCTCTCAGAGCccgctttcttcgccttgtcGCCTCGCCAGAACATGCGATCCGTCGGCGACTAAGgaccgcatgcagcgagagcgTCCCTGTCAGCGGCCGCCGTGGAGTCTCCCGCGCgccgaaggcgaggcgcagCGAACGCGTGACGCGgtggctgtctcctccaggccgccgctctcgccctccaagagaagagcagaagacgtCTTCTGTCCCTCACCCGCGTCCATGCGCGCGGTGCCAGGCCCTCGCGTGTGGTGGGCCCTGCCGGTCTTAGGCGCCACCGAAGTGTCGCCGCAGCTGTCGAGCGGGTCGCGCCCGCAGAGCCCCACAGGTGGCTACATGGCGCCGGGGCAGGATGAAAACTCGCCAGGAGCGCCGTCCTGCTGCCATGAGGGCGGTGAGTGCCGGTGCTTATATGCCTCGGTGACGCAGGCCTTTCACGACCAGATGCGGACAGCAGCCCCCCCCTCGCTGCTCGCGGCCGTCGAGCAGTTTGCGGagtcctcgcttctctgccgcctcgaACCTCTCGCCGCGGgctccgcgtttcctcgcaACCCCGCCGCTCTGGCTGCCGTCCGCCGGCAACATGCCCTCGTGCTCTTCCACCCTTCGTCGCCGTTGGCGCCGCCGGAGGCGTTCTCCATTCAGAACCTGGTCCAGACTTGCGGGGCCTCGAAGCACTCCTGTGACTTGAATCTTTctgaggaagtggagagtcTGCGGAGTCAGCTCGCCGCCCAGCAGCAGCGCTTTGATGCCTTCctggagagcgacgcgaaCCTGGGCGAGTTGAAGCGCGAGCTCTGGCGCTTCCAGCTCCTCCAGATGCAGGACCAGAGCCGattgaagaagcagacggcgaAGATTGCTGAGGCTTTAGAAGTCTGCTCGGCCTTGGCTGCGCTCCCTGCCGCCGACGGGACATCAGCCGCGAGCACGACGGGAGACGGAAGCCCTCCCACACCTTCCTCGGCCCTTACTTCGCCCGGAGTTCCTCCCCGGCCCCGCCAAGAAGCCCAGCtcgtctcgcgtcttctgaaTCTCCTGCAGGAAGCCGCAGCATGTGGAGCAGCCGCCGGCGGCGCGAACGCTGAAGGCGCGAAACCCTCTGGGTCAAGACGCGAGAACCTTGGCGGGGGGGGGCGTCAGGACTCCGGGCGAGACGACCAACGAGGCAGACAAACTCCCACCTCCAGCGCCCCTTCACCTGTGCGCGCCGGCCCCGAACGTCCCTGCGCTCTCTCCGGACTGTCTCCGTGTGGGGCAGGCGACTCGCGAGACAGGGACATCCGCCTACatgagcgcatgcagacgcagcaGCCCCGAGCCTGCGTGCCGCCGCTCTTCGGCTTGGGAGACGTCGGCAGAGGCCGCGCCCGTGGAGAAGGCTTCGCACTCGGCTTTCCGGGAAGCCCTGCGGGGGGGCGTCCCGATAGCGGTTGCGCCAGCCGCCGCAGcctcagcagcagcagctactgcagcagcagaagcaacGTGACGACCTACAGAGGACACTACAGCGGCGACGAGGGGTCGCGCCCGCCCTCGGTCCGACGCCGAGTGGGGAGTGGCGGCTCCGGGCGCCCACTCGACAGTCGCCCTGTGTTTGTTTCCACCTGGAAGGGCCGACCTGCCTTCGTCCCGCGACTTAACCTCACCGGAGACGACTCAGACGAAGATGAGGCGGAGGAAGTACCCCCCGAGGCTCCGAGCGCCGGCCCAGGCGCGGCGACAGGTGGGAAAGTGGATGGAGAGATGGACAGAGAGATGAGTGGAGAGGCAGGCAGCACCCTGGAGATCAGGAAAGCCACTGAAGAGTCGCGGCGAGCTGACGACCAGGGGTTGGTGttgcggagacagagcgacgAGAAGTCGGGCAGCGACATGAAGGACTTGTCCGAGAtgcgagacgaggaggctTCTCGTGGACCGCAGTGCGAGCGACTTCTCGACAGTGACGTGTACCACCTGGCTAGTCAGCGGGGCAGCGTCTGCGCGTCGGGTTTGTCTTCCGGCGAAGAGAGTCTGAGCGGACGCCTTCTTTCCAGCGAGAAAGACGGTCACGGGAGGCAAGCGTCCCTTTTCACTTTCTCGAGCTCCTCTACGTCTGCTGCTGCCCATCCTGTGTCGCCGGCGCTATGCCCGGACGCTGGAagcgagtctctctctcacggGAGCTGCGGAGCTCTCGCAGGCACCACGCACCAGGTAGATGCTGACGCCAGTCGAGCGGGCCCTCTGGGCCAGGCAACCATCGAGAAGATCGAAGCGGCCTGGACTCTCCAGCAGTttcagagacaggagcgagaaaacgagggaagcGGACCTTCcgacttctgtctcctggatCTCGACTCACCCGCGCAGTCTCTACAGACCGCGTCGCTTGCGGCAGAGCCGCGGGGCCTCGCGGGGCACGAAAAGGGTACCTTCACGCTGTCGCTGCCTCAGACCCTCGAGGcaggggagaaaaaaaaaccgAGCGGGGGCAGACAAGCGAGCGGGTTCAGCCTCGCACTGACGCCTTCGAGTACGAGCTCCGCAAGCAGGGGCTCTGGAAACAGCCCCACGCGGGGGTACAGtggaggaagcagcagcgtTTGCAGTTCTTCTACGGAAGGCGAGCTTTCACATATCAGCTCTGGGCGACCTACTCGCGCCTGCAGCATCCACGACAACGCGTCGAACTTCTTCAGTCGAGCCAGCAGCATTCTCAGCCCCTCCGCGGTCGCGGGCTCTGCCACAGtgggcgtctctctgcccccAGGGCGAAGGGACGACGGAGCGACCTCGGGCGGGCAGGGGGGGGGCGAGACACGCAAGGGAGGCACCGAAGAGGGGCAGTACTCCCCAGAAGGGACAGCTCTTCTCGACATGCGAAACGACCAAGATGGCGAGGGGGCGCCCGAGGCGCCGAGTCGGGAGCCACGGCGTGGAGTCTGGAGACCCGCGCCTCTTTCTGCTGAGGAGCAACTGTCTGGGGAGACAGTGGGACAGCTGCGGTGGACAGACGGAGACCGGGCGGTGATGGATTTGAGTCAAGAGGTGCGCCAAGGGACAAGACAGCCGACGAAGCAGGAACATCTGGCAGATACGAGCGGCtcagaggagaagcggggCGATGAACTTCCGAAGACAGGTGAGATTGATCTTTCTTTCACAGGCCCAGCCGGTGCACAGCCGGTAAAACCCCTCACTGACACCCCGGAGGCAGGGCCTCAAGCAGAGCGAGGCCCAGCCCTCAGCAcacgcagcagccgcgcGGGGAGCCTCAGTTcccctgctgtctccgtctcgtcgtGCTCCTCGCCCTCCGTCGCCGAGCTGAGGAGGGCCTTCGAAAGCGGGCAGATGTGGGGCGGCTCCGTGGTGACTTCCCCCAAGAGGGTGCCGTCCAcgccgtcgtcgccttcgggACAACGGCGACGCTCCACAGGTCCCTGGACCCTTCGGCTCTCGGGCTCCGTTTCTCAGGGAGGCACGAGTGCGTCGCCGGGTCTCCGaccctctctgttctcgctcGACAGCGACGCTGGAATCACAAGCGCCACAGCGTCTACGAGAACCCTCGAGCGAGATAAGGGCTCTGGCCCAACTAGCGAGCGTACACACGCTCGCGACCCGTACCCACCGCCTCCCGCGGGCGGCAGTTCGCCGACCCGCGTCTCGGGTTCGGAGACATGCCCGACTGGGGTGCCGCGCGTGGTGGGCGTCGAGGAGATAGGAG
Protein-coding regions in this window:
- a CDS encoding hypothetical protein (encoded by transcript TGME49_236550~Predicted trans-membrane domain (TMHMM2.0):117-140), yielding MSPFPPRVVPRLLPCNGMKSLPFSQAGQGFVPGSAPAFRTFVTSVGPRSSISELIPGASKRFFAGQIAERNGTALSNAFRSAGERSNADFLKLSQKRLGGSLEDYYTNSQLATCIQSPWPFYIWSFWAFSMVVVPIGLLFQSNYYFSGRILPKVNGNTQLCEDSW
- a CDS encoding hypothetical protein (encoded by transcript TGME49_236560), translating into MADVSETASSPPSPHGLSMREEAGAKESACFSPTTLSGLSPLHRVSSPNFPTGGPPEASFSERPRVQMRPAAIPQLRLGLQFPKPSETPQEPSPVSSRTGSQSPLSSPCRLARTCDPSATKDRMQRERPCQRPPWSLPRAEGEAQRTRDAVAVSSRPPLSPSKRRAEDVFCPSPASMRAVPGPRVWWALPVLGATEVSPQLSSGSRPQSPTGGYMAPGQDENSPGAPSCCHEGGECRCLYASVTQAFHDQMRTAAPPSLLAAVEQFAESSLLCRLEPLAAGSAFPRNPAALAAVRRQHALVLFHPSSPLAPPEAFSIQNLVQTCGASKHSCDLNLSEEVESLRSQLAAQQQRFDAFLESDANLGELKRELWRFQLLQMQDQSRLKKQTAKIAEALEVCSALAALPAADGTSAASTTGDGSPPTPSSALTSPGVPPRPRQEAQLVSRLLNLLQEAAACGAAAGGANAEGAKPSGSRRENLGGGGRQDSGRDDQRGRQTPTSSAPSPVRAGPERPCALSGLSPCGAGDSRDRDIRLHERMQTQQPRACVPPLFGLGDVGRGRARGEGFALGFPGSPAGGRPDSGCASRRSLSSSSYCSSRSNVTTYRGHYSGDEGSRPPSVRRRVGSGGSGRPLDSRPVFVSTWKGRPAFVPRLNLTGDDSDEDEAEEVPPEAPSAGPGAATGGKVDGEMDREMSGEAGSTLEIRKATEESRRADDQGLVLRRQSDEKSGSDMKDLSEMRDEEASRGPQCERLLDSDVYHLASQRGSVCASGLSSGEESLSGRLLSSEKDGHGRQASLFTFSSSSTSAAAHPVSPALCPDAGSESLSHGSCGALAGTTHQVDADASRAGPLGQATIEKIEAAWTLQQFQRQERENEGSGPSDFCLLDLDSPAQSLQTASLAAEPRGLAGHEKGTFTLSLPQTLEAGEKKKPSGGRQASGFSLALTPSSTSSASRGSGNSPTRGYSGGSSSVCSSSTEGELSHISSGRPTRACSIHDNASNFFSRASSILSPSAVAGSATVGVSLPPGRRDDGATSGGQGGGETRKGGTEEGQYSPEGTALLDMRNDQDGEGAPEAPSREPRRGVWRPAPLSAEEQLSGETVGQLRWTDGDRAVMDLSQEVRQGTRQPTKQEHLADTSGSEEKRGDELPKTGEIDLSFTGPAGAQPVKPLTDTPEAGPQAERGPALSTRSSRAGSLSSPAVSVSSCSSPSVAELRRAFESGQMWGGSVVTSPKRVPSTPSSPSGQRRRSTGPWTLRLSGSVSQGGTSASPGLRPSLFSLDSDAGITSATASTRTLERDKGSGPTSERTHARDPYPPPPAGGSSPTRVSGSETCPTGVPRVVGVEEIGEAVESKARRGDGGATEGPPAAREAAKDGRVPAFSRGSLFPSSSGASCANPYSRGQNDPEGAQESGETQRGSAASPDEARDRPGNPPKADPVDILDLEISEISQAMCSELLQDPAPDTDTKETNRSGHLVPSPGSRGQMPSSPASGCPSSTPFDSEPHQPRLVSAEKETRTDLFAATSMRSATGGERRNGSIDERGGDCTWNEGEREKPEGDSETRERTPVAFPACVEMTCGAPNASCQREFIDAKQRAEELRCIGVDPGLVFPQQTEKLKLSEVEERKISRLVTGDFAAGDGCEAMDLREPGDSSQGGDLAHDTEPLRFWSVERADSRENGADWSTPASKSPLAHARLPEQTGAGSQLCQVKDLEFWPKVGADVVQTQEVGHGDGRLGDRGVSHIETEDQISSQALCGKPLTESLSVASFALKTGARAPLCPSLAEHGEASTENRADPSVPCRGDTDDLVFAGLFDACARETGELPEILTELLATGAPGAGSAPCVGDPSSLGSGDLPCGPASGALVVNGFQGRPGRENATHNGSDSPLVQAGRQGHGFSLPLHGDDGGRHRSVSESGRAQLPETLHANCGVAGPGSREFSAKRGVTGSLEAQPQVFERPGVSAMSPAGPGQGWRLPAGERPHVEQRQPDQPQQDGSMAPAFQCNQEQASRMHAAGSREATSSALLSALLNPPFDPLPADLHTLLATESSDESLGASGLNSLSSSESSSLALPLPGSLAAENALLSPSSNRTPENPRGIGPGDADPLAHLLPFSRRERAHREKLVGEATPSDALDANARQANVLRPQQGAVSTLQPEPPRGAPLPQTQVSGMSGLLSPGTLLGGNARMMPQFIGHAHRPRPLVSGVSGQPVYIDRVHSRLPLGLQFDVQGGRQGGRLGEIPAPMSRLSQAANFLQFQPPQATQPRATCRSVPPQPRRTQLCGGVQTLEVEERASQGGPQKDGRLLEMCGPAGLRGLPAFRERGFLGGEGRGDRGMSSVSQGPPQRALEASRPLQPFPFRTMSQQQIQENLQRQILLTAARSGNAGMPDGNLLGTEFWAPGQQAPAGLPQPGTAGVRVGLWRGGLPQGRSSVQAVQHQLLQRQVGRTEAPPLAGQVAPGDRADVNRQETSAGEAGLWSMETRHPGQGEF